The Blautia pseudococcoides genome segment GTACACGCCACAGCTCCTCATCAGACGCCCCCCGGTTTCCCCATAGAAGGTTCTCCCGTATGGTTCCTTTAAACAGCGATGCCTTCTGCAGGACCATGCCCACCTTCTGGCGGAGCTCGTGGATGGGATAATTTCTCACATCCACTCCGTTCACCCGGACTTCTCCTGCCGTGACATCATAAAACCTGGGGATCAAATGCACCAGGGAAGATTTTCCGGAGCCGGTGCCTCCTATGATACCTATGGTCTGTCCCTTCCCGGCCTTAAAGTTAATATCCGTCAGAGATTCATCTCCTGCATTTTTATATGTAAGCCCCACATGGCAGAATTCTACGGCTGCGCAGCTCTCTTTTGTCTCTGCCGGGGATTTCCTGCCTCCGTCCTGCATACTGGACTGTATTTCCAAAACACTCTCCACGCGGTTTGCACAGGCCAGGGCTTTGGTGATAGTGATGATCAGGTTTGCCAGCTTGATCAGCTCCACCAGGATCTGGGACATATAATTCACCAGGGCAATGAGCTGTCCCTGTGTGATATATCCCGTATCCACCCGTATAGCTCCTGTCCACAGAAGCACTACCAGAGCGCCGTTGATGAGCACGTAGGTCATGGGATTCATAAGACCTGAGATTTTCCCCACATGTTTCTGCATGGCTGTGAGGGTATCATTACTCTTTTGAAAGCGTTCCTTCTCTTCCTCTTCCTTATTGAATGCACGGATGACTCTGACTCCGGTGAGATTTTCCCTGGTGATCCCAAGCACCCTGTCTAAGGCGGCCTGGGTCTTCTTATACAGAGGGATGGTGATCAGCATGATCCCAAAAACTACCACAGAGAGCAGAGGAATAGTCACCACAAAGATAAGCGCGGCTTTCACGTCAATGGTAAACGCCATTATCATTGCGCCGAACACAATACAGGGGGAGCGCAGAAACAGGCGCAGCACCATATTGACCCCGTTCTGCACCTGATTGATATCACTTGTCATTCTGGTGATCAGCGTGGAGGTTCCCATGGTATCCATTTCCGTAAAGGATAGTCCCTGGATATGGGAAAACAATACGTGCCGCAGTTTTGTGGAAAATCCCACCGCGGCCTTTGCCGCAAAATACTGTGCCGTCGCAGAGCAGACAAGCCCGATAATACCAAGGCTCACCATCAGCAGGCACATGGCGGTCACATAATGCCTGTCCCCGTTTCCGATCCCCCGGTCAATGATCCGGGCCATGACAAGAGGCACCAGCAGTTCAAAGGATGCTTCCAGAAGCTTGAACAGCGGTGCCAGAACAGACTCTTTTTTATAGTCTTTCATATAAATTAGCAGTTTTCTCATGATGTTCTCCTACCGGTTATTATTTTTTTCCTATTTATCTTATCACCTCTTTCATGGAAAGACAAACTTTATCTGATATATTCCGGCACCGGCACATCTCTGAGAATCCGTACGGTAACTTTCGTCCCCCATCCCTCTCTGCTGTAAATGGATACGCCGCACTCCTCCCCATATGTACTTTTTACCATGGCCTTCACAAGGCGCACTCCAAATCCGCCCTGATCCCCGGCATCCTCCTCCAAAAGACGTCTGCTGGTTTCTGCGGGCATCCCTTTTCCATTGTCCCAGACTTCGAAGATCAGGTATTCCCCCTCTTGCCTGAGATTCACATGAAGCTGTCCCTCCTGTTCATTCATCCCTTACTTAATAGCATTTTCCACCAAAGGCTGGATCAGCAGCTTGGGCATCTCACACTCTGACAGCTCATCCGGTATGCGGATCTCATACTGCAGTTTTTCATTCAGCAAAAGTCTTTGGAACGACAGGTAGGATGACAAGTATCTCATATCCTCCTGCACTGTGACAAATTCCTTTTTATGGTTTACACAGTACCGCAGAATGTCAGCAAGGGTTGCCACCACATCGGCAATCTCATACTCATTTTTTAAGACCATCTTCCAGTAGATCATATCAAACACATTATAGAGAAAATGGGGATTCAATTTTGATTTGAGTGCCAGCATCTCCAGCTTGTAGTAATTGTTCCGCTGTCTCTGAACCGTATGAAGCAGTTCCTTGATGCGCACAAGCATGTAATTAAAACTGTCAATGATCATGCCGAATTCATCCTGCTTTTTCCGCTCCATGGTGAAATCCAGCTCACCGTTCTGTATCCGTTCCATGCCATACAGAAGCTGTTTGACCGCAGATATACAGAATATGGGAGCCTCCTGCCGGAACCGCCAGCGGTGCCAGGGGGGGTATAGCCAAAAAAGAGCCTGCGGCAGTCCTCCGCAGACTTCTCTTTTCTTAACTTTGTGCAGCAGTCTTACTTTTTCTTTACTTCTTTCTGGAAATCAAAACATTCCTGTGCCACCACATTACTCAGCACCAGAAGACAGATCAGGTTTGGAATCGCCATCAGCCCGTTCATGGTATCTGAGAAATCCCATACGATCTGCAGTGTCCTTGTAGCACCCACAAATGTGATAAAGGAGAACAGTACCCTGTAAATCCTGTTCATCTTTGTGGAGCGGACCAGAAATTCCAAAGATTTCTCCCCATAGTATTCCCAACCAAGAATTGTGGAGAAGGCAAACAGCATGATCCCGATGGAAACCAGGTAACTTCCCATAGGACCCAGGGCGCTCTCAAAAGCTTTTATAGTCAGATTTACGCCTGTCACCAATTCACCGGAAGCATCCTTTATCCCCAGCACACCCGAGGATGCAATGACAAGACCTGTGACGGAACAGACCA includes the following:
- a CDS encoding ABC transporter ATP-binding protein; the encoded protein is MRKLLIYMKDYKKESVLAPLFKLLEASFELLVPLVMARIIDRGIGNGDRHYVTAMCLLMVSLGIIGLVCSATAQYFAAKAAVGFSTKLRHVLFSHIQGLSFTEMDTMGTSTLITRMTSDINQVQNGVNMVLRLFLRSPCIVFGAMIMAFTIDVKAALIFVVTIPLLSVVVFGIMLITIPLYKKTQAALDRVLGITRENLTGVRVIRAFNKEEEEKERFQKSNDTLTAMQKHVGKISGLMNPMTYVLINGALVVLLWTGAIRVDTGYITQGQLIALVNYMSQILVELIKLANLIITITKALACANRVESVLEIQSSMQDGGRKSPAETKESCAAVEFCHVGLTYKNAGDESLTDINFKAGKGQTIGIIGGTGSGKSSLVHLIPRFYDVTAGEVRVNGVDVRNYPIHELRQKVGMVLQKASLFKGTIRENLLWGNRGASDEELWRVLEISQAKEFVEKKEDGLDTEVVQGGKNLSGGQKQRLTIARALVKNPEILILDDSASALDFATDARLRRAIGNLKDKMTVFIVSQRASSVMYSDLILVMEDGHLAGAGSHGELLKTCTVYREIYESQFERREEEA
- a CDS encoding sensor histidine kinase; translated protein: MNEQEGQLHVNLRQEGEYLIFEVWDNGKGMPAETSRRLLEEDAGDQGGFGVRLVKAMVKSTYGEECGVSIYSREGWGTKVTVRILRDVPVPEYIR
- a CDS encoding sensor histidine kinase, which translates into the protein MLHKVKKREVCGGLPQALFWLYPPWHRWRFRQEAPIFCISAVKQLLYGMERIQNGELDFTMERKKQDEFGMIIDSFNYMLVRIKELLHTVQRQRNNYYKLEMLALKSKLNPHFLYNVFDMIYWKMVLKNEYEIADVVATLADILRYCVNHKKEFVTVQEDMRYLSSYLSFQRLLLNEKLQYEIRIPDELSECEMPKLLIQPLVENAIK